The stretch of DNA GTAAGACAAATCATAAGTCACAtgtcaaataatcaaacaagaGATCAAGGAAGATGAAATCTCTCGTCCACGAGGCCCattgctctctctccctctcttgcaCGGCCGGCGCTCGCGATGGCCACGgggctcgccgcggcggccgcccgccggcgcttcctccttcctcgccACCGCTGGGTCCGCCTGCTCCCTGAATcccacctctcctcctcgctgGCCCCTGCGGAAGGcctggacggcggcgggggtgggggtggcggtggcggtggcggaggcggccgggtCAAGATCTTCGACCGCGACCTGAAGCGGCGGCACCGGGACCGGGCGGCGTGGGCGATGGGGGAGACCGacgcgctcgccgacgccgtcgcggaGAACCTCCTCGACCGCCTCGAGGACTGCCGGAAGGCGTTCCCCTCGGCGCTCTGCCTGGGgggctccgccggcgccgtccgccGCTTGCTCCGCGGCCGCGGTGCGCTTCTCGAATCTTGCCCCTTCTTGTTCTTCCGCGCCAGCCTCTCCATATGCATTAGTAGAAATTGCTCAGATCTCCAGTTCTCCACCTGCAAAATGATTCGCCGCTGAATGTGTTGTGGCATGGTGATGAAGGAATTGGATTCTTGTGTGACAGGTGGAATTGAGAAGCTGATCATGATGGACATGTCAGCTGACATGGTGAAAAAGTGGCAAGAGATGGAGAATGCCACCGAGGACAGCCTCGAGACGCAATTTGTTGTTGGAGATGAGGAATTTCTTCCCATCAAAGAAAGGTAAAGATTAGTGGGAGTAATGGTTAGTGTTCATCATGTTAGTTGGTGCCATGTATCTCTTATTAACGGGATTGTTATGTCCTTAATTTACCGATTCTGGCGTTCAATCTTTGGTAATAATATTATCCacttttagtttaaaatatgGCATTCTCTGATGTAATTGAATATGCAAACCagctctttatttttttttcacatttctACTTAAAAAGGTAATCCTGCAATTTTTCAGAATGCTCGACATTAATTCAAAAGGTTTTTCCTCTTCCTATACATGTATTTCTCATGTCATTGTTAATGTGGTCCGTTGTCTATGAAGCTCACAGGATATGATAATAAGTTGTCTTGGGCTTCATTGGACAAATGATCTACCTGGAGCGATGATAcaggtgaattttttttagctttattcTTGCtagcttatatttttaatgtacaaTTATTCTCAGacgaaataatataattaattggtTATATTTGATGGCAGTGTAGGTTGGCGTTGAAGCCTGATGGCCTTTTTCTTGCAGCAATTCTTGGTGGAGAGACTCTTAAGTGATAACCTACCAAGTTCTAAagatttttgaaatttatttatgtaccaGCATATCCTGATTATCCTTTGATTTGCCCATTTCCGGATGCTATAATCAGGGAACTAAGAATAGCCTGTACAATTGCTCAAATGGAGCGTGAGGGTGGCATCAGTCCCCGAATGTCACCTTTAGCACAAGTAAGATACCAGTGTGATCTGAAGTTTGACCCCAACAGGATACCATTTTGTGTTTGTACATCTTTTTTATGGCATTCATTTTCTTAGAAGCACATCCTGGCCTTTCCCTTATGAGGTGGGACTTGCAGCCACTTAACAGCTAGATTGCATCACATTATTACTTTCTCTTGACATATTAGTGTTATTATTCTGGTGATGATGTTGGGTTGCATTCTTCAAGGTCCGTGATGCAGGGAACCTTTTGACTAGAGCAGGGTTCACCCTTCCAGGAGTTGATGTTGACCGTTACACTGTGAAGTACAATAGTGGTTTGTAAACTAAACTTATCTTTTCTAATCAGTGGTATGGTTTCAAGTAAGAATTTGGTGCATGCCACATTAGAATATTTCCAAAACTTAATCAGAGTggaatatatcaaattttccATTTAGAATCAATGATCAGGAATATATCCGAAAAGTTCATTTATATTGAAGAAACATGCAGCCCTTGTTTTTAACACCTGGACATCTCCATGTATTGGTCATTTCTCTTGAATCCTGAATTCCTGATATTAATACTTCTATTGACTAGCTTTGGAACTTGTTGAACATCTTAGAGCAATGGGGGAAACAAATGCTCTCTTTCAAAGAAATCCTGTGAGTCTCTTGTCATACTTGTCACGGAGAAAAGTCAAATTCTAATTTATACAGGTATTTGATTTTGAATGTTTTCGTTGTCAGATATTAAAGAAAGATACAGCTTTGGCAACTGCAGCCATTTACCAGTCAATGTTTGGGCTAGAAGATGGAACTGTTCCAGCAACTTTTCAGGTTTTTGTACAGTTGTGCTgcataatatttgattttgttaCATCTGGACATAATTTAACATAAATCCCCCATTAGATATTATTTTCAACCGAGCTACTCCAGCTGTCGTCCAATGCTCTACTTTCTTGTTTGTGCAGGTTATTTATATGACTGGCTGGAAGGAGCATCCATCACAGCAAAAAGCTAAGAGAAGAGGCTCTGCTACTGTATCATTTAGTGACTTACAAAAACAATTTGGTTCCAATCAGAACTAAACTTTATCAAATGAAAAGTTGATGCTAGAAAACTCCTGAAGGAGAAGAAATCCTCTACAACTCGTCCGAAAAATTTCTGAGGCAAACATTAACTTGCTTATGAAGAA from Oryza brachyantha chromosome 12, ObraRS2, whole genome shotgun sequence encodes:
- the LOC102708112 gene encoding putative methyltransferase At1g22800, mitochondrial, yielding MATGLAAAAARRRFLLPRHRWVRLLPESHLSSSLAPAEGLDGGGGGGGGGGGGGGRVKIFDRDLKRRHRDRAAWAMGETDALADAVAENLLDRLEDCRKAFPSALCLGGSAGAVRRLLRGRGGIEKLIMMDMSADMVKKWQEMENATEDSLETQFVVGDEEFLPIKESSQDMIISCLGLHWTNDLPGAMIQCRLALKPDGLFLAAILGGETLKELRIACTIAQMEREGGISPRMSPLAQVRDAGNLLTRAGFTLPGVDVDRYTVKYNSALELVEHLRAMGETNALFQRNPILKKDTALATAAIYQSMFGLEDGTVPATFQVIYMTGWKEHPSQQKAKRRGSATVSFSDLQKQFGSNQN